A genomic window from Fundidesulfovibrio magnetotacticus includes:
- a CDS encoding TIGR03943 family putative permease subunit — protein MNAPRRLPGYVEALCLLALAGFLGYLLTAGNYWMYLNPRFRAISWGCVAVLAGLGAYSLARPPAGATWPRAGLYVLVIALCLVSELGLDRWMRNAGVDATAQSGQEEALPSRVRREGVEYVRINLGELYDIAARELQGKTGLPYAVRGFVRRSPEMDARGEFLLYRTALYCCFADATAVGFRVRPEKGAPLPEAGAWVVAYGRLARDKADAQAAEESLGGSAFSSVQPDWAFLARDLEPEQAPGMGMMYEWRSEEPYAF, from the coding sequence ATGAACGCACCGCGACGCCTGCCCGGGTATGTGGAAGCCCTGTGCCTGCTCGCCCTGGCGGGTTTTCTGGGCTACCTGCTCACGGCGGGTAACTACTGGATGTATCTCAATCCGCGCTTCCGCGCGATCTCCTGGGGGTGCGTCGCCGTGCTGGCGGGCCTGGGCGCGTATTCGCTGGCCCGGCCGCCCGCGGGGGCCACGTGGCCGCGCGCGGGGCTCTACGTGCTGGTGATCGCGCTCTGCCTGGTCAGCGAACTCGGGCTGGACCGTTGGATGCGGAACGCCGGGGTGGACGCCACCGCGCAGTCGGGCCAGGAGGAGGCGCTGCCCTCGCGGGTGCGTCGCGAAGGCGTGGAATACGTGCGCATCAACCTGGGCGAACTCTACGACATCGCGGCCCGCGAGCTGCAGGGCAAGACCGGCCTGCCCTATGCCGTGCGCGGCTTTGTGCGCCGCTCGCCGGAGATGGACGCGCGCGGCGAATTCCTGCTCTACCGCACGGCGCTTTACTGCTGCTTCGCGGACGCCACGGCCGTGGGCTTCCGGGTGCGCCCGGAAAAGGGCGCTCCACTGCCCGAGGCCGGGGCCTGGGTGGTCGCCTACGGCCGTCTGGCGCGCGACAAGGCCGACGCCCAGGCCGCCGAGGAATCCCTGGGCGGATCGGCCTTCTCCTCCGTGCAGCCCGACTGGGCCTTCCTGGCCCGCGATCTGGAGCCCGAACAGGCCCCGGGCATGGGCATGATGTACGAGTGGCGCTCCGAAGAGCCCTACGCCTTCTAA
- a CDS encoding ADP-ribosylglycohydrolase family protein: MDNASAMVWGALAGDSLALGVHWIYDQAAIAARHGRISGLTDPPPGSYHPNRRAGQFTHYGDQTLLLLESVADCGGFDPADYSRRWRALFEGGYDGYLDRATKATLARLAEGWEPQDAGSASDDLAGASRIAPVVLALRADPEACVKACRAQTALTHNNAKVLDAAECFARTALACLEGTPPAEALVRSLEGRLPGSPLHAWMDAGLAAAGEDSVAAVARFGQSCHVDGAFQSVVQLIARHQDAPAEALADSAMAGGDSAARNLIVGMVLCAWKGLEALPPQWIEGLDARERIATALAKTA; the protein is encoded by the coding sequence ATGGACAATGCCTCTGCCATGGTCTGGGGCGCTCTGGCAGGCGACAGCCTGGCCCTGGGCGTCCACTGGATCTACGATCAGGCCGCCATCGCCGCGCGGCACGGCCGCATCTCCGGGCTGACCGATCCGCCGCCTGGCTCCTACCATCCCAACCGCCGCGCCGGGCAGTTCACCCACTACGGCGACCAGACGCTCCTCTTGTTGGAGTCTGTCGCGGATTGCGGCGGATTCGACCCCGCCGACTACTCCCGCCGCTGGCGCGCCCTCTTCGAGGGCGGCTACGACGGCTACCTGGACCGCGCCACCAAGGCCACCCTGGCCCGGCTGGCCGAAGGCTGGGAGCCCCAGGACGCCGGAAGCGCCTCCGACGACCTGGCGGGGGCCTCGCGCATCGCCCCCGTGGTCCTGGCCCTGCGCGCCGACCCGGAGGCCTGCGTGAAGGCCTGCCGCGCCCAGACAGCCCTCACCCACAACAACGCCAAGGTGCTCGACGCAGCCGAGTGCTTCGCCCGCACGGCCCTGGCCTGCCTGGAGGGAACGCCCCCGGCCGAGGCCCTGGTCCGCTCCCTGGAGGGCCGCCTGCCCGGTTCGCCCCTGCACGCCTGGATGGACGCCGGACTGGCCGCCGCCGGGGAGGACAGCGTGGCGGCCGTGGCCCGCTTCGGCCAGAGCTGCCACGTGGACGGAGCCTTCCAGTCCGTGGTGCAACTCATCGCCCGCCACCAGGACGCCCCGGCCGAGGCCCTGGCCGACTCGGCCATGGCGGGCGGCGACTCGGCCGCGCGCAACCTGATCGTGGGCATGGTGCTCTGCGCGTGGAAAGGCCTGGAAGCCCTGCCGCCGCAATGGATCGAGGGGTTGGACGCGCGGGAGCGCATCGCCACCGCGCTGGCAAAAACGGCCTGA
- a CDS encoding response regulator: MKILVADDDPVNRRLASLLLERAGMEALILPDGLSALEAFREQAFDAVLLDMEMPVLDGPETARRMRAAEAEQGRPPVRILAVTGHTGAEEAARCREAGMDGVIVKPLGPAALARWLGKRPGAPEA; encoded by the coding sequence GTGAAAATCCTCGTGGCCGACGACGACCCGGTGAACCGGCGTCTGGCCTCCCTGCTGCTGGAGCGCGCCGGTATGGAGGCGCTTATCCTCCCGGACGGACTGTCCGCCCTGGAAGCCTTCCGGGAGCAGGCCTTCGACGCCGTGCTCCTGGACATGGAAATGCCCGTGCTGGACGGCCCGGAAACCGCCCGCCGCATGCGCGCCGCCGAGGCCGAGCAGGGCCGCCCCCCCGTGCGCATCCTGGCCGTCACGGGCCACACCGGCGCCGAAGAAGCCGCCCGCTGCCGCGAGGCAGGCATGGACGGCGTGATCGTGAAACCCCTGGGACCCGCCGCCCTGGCCCGCTGGCTGGGCAAGCGCCCCGGGGCGCCGGAGGCCTGA
- a CDS encoding EF-hand domain-containing protein, translating to MKRAILLMLALSLTLAVPALAQDDAPVKGDKAFKTLDANGDGKVTKDEFMAAAQKRAAARWEKLDPTGKGFVTKEDLEGVRAKAREKAQARKAKKDAPAQ from the coding sequence ATGAAACGCGCGATTCTGCTCATGCTGGCCCTCAGCCTGACCCTGGCCGTCCCCGCCCTGGCCCAGGACGACGCGCCCGTCAAGGGCGACAAGGCCTTCAAGACCCTGGACGCCAACGGCGACGGCAAGGTCACCAAGGACGAGTTCATGGCCGCCGCGCAAAAGCGCGCCGCCGCTCGCTGGGAAAAGCTCGACCCCACCGGCAAGGGCTTCGTCACCAAGGAAGACCTCGAAGGCGTGCGCGCCAAGGCCCGCGAGAAGGCCCAGGCCCGCAAGGCCAAGAAGGACGCCCCGGCCCAGTAG
- a CDS encoding manganese efflux pump MntP: MPFATLFAIAVALAMDAFAVALATGICLRQAQAAQLLRMAFAFGLFQALMPVAGWVLGLAVRDFIHAYAGWTAFALLAFVGGKMIWEGVKGGEEDDSCPPKDPTRGMQLFVLAVATSIDAMAVGLSFSVLGQSVWFPAVVIGVVCFVITALGVKIGCMAGRVAALSRWAEVLGGVTLLGIGLKIALAG, encoded by the coding sequence ATGCCCTTCGCGACGCTCTTCGCCATCGCCGTGGCCCTGGCCATGGACGCCTTCGCCGTGGCCCTGGCCACCGGCATCTGCCTGCGCCAGGCCCAGGCCGCCCAGCTTCTGCGCATGGCCTTCGCCTTCGGACTCTTCCAGGCCCTCATGCCCGTGGCGGGCTGGGTCCTGGGCCTCGCCGTGCGCGACTTCATCCACGCCTACGCGGGCTGGACCGCCTTCGCCCTGCTGGCCTTCGTGGGCGGCAAGATGATCTGGGAAGGCGTGAAAGGCGGCGAGGAGGACGACTCCTGCCCCCCCAAGGACCCCACCCGGGGCATGCAGCTTTTCGTGCTCGCCGTGGCCACCAGCATCGACGCCATGGCCGTGGGCCTCTCCTTCTCGGTGCTGGGCCAGTCTGTGTGGTTCCCCGCCGTGGTGATCGGCGTGGTCTGCTTCGTCATCACGGCCCTGGGCGTGAAGATCGGCTGCATGGCCGGACGCGTGGCCGCCCTCAGCCGCTGGGCCGAGGTGCTGGGCGGCGTCACCCTGCTGGGCATCGGGCTCAAGATCGCCCTGGCCGGTTGA
- a CDS encoding class I fructose-bisphosphate aldolase — protein MIDAIEKLLGDQARTLLDHTCSTVPKQSLHLPGPDAVDRLYALSDRPVPVLGSLQALIGNGRLADTGYLSILPVDQGIEHSAGASFAPNPAYFDPENIVKLALEAGCNAVASTLGVLGAAARKYAHKIPFLLKLNHNELLSLPAKHDQIMFAQVEQAWNMGCRAVGATVYFGAPESSRQIVEVSRAFERAHQLGMATVLWCYLRNPGFKKDGVDYHASADLTGQANHLGVTIQADIIKQKLPVNNGGYTALKFGMTNPKVYSELTTDHPIDLCRYQVLNCYAGRMGLINSGGPSGGESDLAEAVRTAVINKRAGGMGLISGRKAFQRPMAEGVKLLNAIQDVYLCKDVTVA, from the coding sequence ATGATCGACGCCATCGAGAAACTCCTGGGCGACCAGGCCCGGACGCTCCTGGACCACACCTGCTCCACCGTGCCCAAGCAAAGCCTCCACCTGCCCGGCCCCGACGCCGTGGACCGCCTTTACGCCCTCTCCGACCGCCCCGTCCCCGTGCTGGGCAGCCTCCAGGCCCTCATCGGGAACGGACGCCTGGCAGACACGGGCTACCTCTCCATCCTGCCCGTGGACCAGGGCATCGAGCACTCGGCCGGGGCCTCCTTCGCGCCCAACCCGGCCTACTTCGACCCCGAAAACATCGTGAAGCTGGCCCTGGAGGCCGGATGCAACGCCGTGGCCTCCACCCTGGGCGTGCTCGGGGCCGCGGCGCGCAAATACGCCCACAAGATCCCCTTCCTGCTCAAGTTGAACCACAACGAGCTGCTCAGCCTGCCCGCCAAGCACGACCAGATCATGTTCGCCCAGGTGGAGCAGGCTTGGAACATGGGCTGCCGCGCCGTGGGCGCAACGGTCTACTTCGGCGCGCCCGAATCCTCCCGCCAGATCGTGGAGGTCTCCCGCGCCTTCGAGCGCGCCCACCAGCTGGGCATGGCCACCGTGCTCTGGTGCTACCTGCGCAACCCGGGCTTCAAGAAGGACGGCGTGGACTACCACGCCAGCGCCGACCTCACCGGCCAGGCCAACCACCTGGGCGTGACCATCCAGGCCGACATCATCAAGCAGAAGCTCCCCGTGAACAACGGCGGCTACACCGCCCTCAAGTTCGGCATGACCAACCCCAAGGTCTACTCCGAGCTGACCACCGACCACCCCATCGACCTCTGCCGCTACCAGGTGCTCAACTGCTACGCGGGACGCATGGGGCTCATCAACTCCGGCGGCCCCTCCGGCGGCGAATCCGACCTGGCCGAGGCCGTGCGCACCGCCGTGATCAACAAGCGCGCGGGCGGCATGGGGCTCATCTCCGGGCGCAAGGCCTTCCAGCGCCCCATGGCCGAGGGGGTGAAGCTCTTGAACGCCATCCAGGACGTGTACCTCTGCAAGGATGTCACAGTCGCCTAG
- a CDS encoding transcriptional repressor, whose product MCSACDAARLLAASELRATPRRLRVLQAVLDAEEALAPPALLAALRREAPMDKVTLYRCLEALHHAGLIQRHDAGDGSVRYCAGGPGHPEHHHFHCLRCRRLLCLEPGTVRVGVDLPGVVHVDVRLEGVCPACAS is encoded by the coding sequence ATGTGCTCCGCCTGCGACGCCGCCCGCCTCCTGGCGGCCAGCGAACTGCGCGCCACGCCCAGACGGCTGCGCGTGCTCCAGGCCGTGCTCGACGCCGAGGAGGCCCTGGCCCCGCCCGCCCTCCTGGCCGCCCTGCGCCGCGAAGCCCCCATGGACAAGGTGACCCTCTACCGCTGTCTGGAGGCTCTGCACCACGCAGGGCTCATCCAGCGCCACGACGCGGGCGACGGCTCCGTGCGCTATTGCGCCGGAGGCCCCGGACACCCCGAACACCACCACTTCCACTGCCTGCGCTGCCGCCGCCTGCTCTGCCTGGAGCCCGGGACCGTTCGGGTCGGCGTGGACCTCCCCGGCGTCGTCCACGTGGACGTGCGCCTCGAAGGCGTCTGCCCGGCCTGCGCCTCCTGA
- a CDS encoding metal ABC transporter permease, whose product MIEAFSYDFMQRAVMAGLLASIACGVIGTLVVVNRVVFVAGGISHAAYGGVGLAFFLGLPVLPVTVAFSVAAAALMSLVTFGRGERADTVVGVLWAAGMAFGILLVDLSRGYNVDLMSFLFGSILAVPPEDLLLMACLDALVALATACWYRGFAAMSFDPEFAGLRGVPVRLLHTAMLCMTAASIVLIIRVVGLILVIALLTIPPYLAERRCRSLGAMMILSALYCAFFCLAGLALSYWLDLSSGASIIAAASLWFFADLLLSRSRT is encoded by the coding sequence GTGATCGAGGCCTTCTCCTACGACTTCATGCAGCGCGCCGTCATGGCCGGTCTCCTGGCCAGCATCGCCTGCGGCGTCATCGGCACGCTGGTGGTGGTGAACCGGGTGGTCTTCGTGGCCGGGGGCATCTCCCACGCGGCATACGGCGGCGTGGGCCTGGCCTTTTTCCTGGGGCTGCCGGTGCTGCCGGTCACGGTGGCCTTCTCGGTGGCGGCGGCCGCGCTCATGTCCCTGGTCACCTTCGGGCGCGGCGAGCGCGCCGACACCGTGGTGGGCGTGCTCTGGGCGGCGGGCATGGCCTTCGGCATCCTCCTGGTGGACCTCTCGCGCGGCTACAACGTGGACCTCATGAGCTTCCTCTTCGGGTCCATCCTGGCCGTGCCCCCCGAGGACCTGCTCCTCATGGCCTGCCTGGACGCCCTGGTGGCGCTCGCCACCGCCTGCTGGTACCGGGGCTTCGCCGCCATGAGCTTCGATCCCGAGTTCGCGGGGCTGCGCGGCGTGCCCGTGCGCCTGCTGCACACGGCCATGCTCTGCATGACGGCCGCCTCCATCGTGCTCATCATCCGCGTGGTGGGGCTCATTCTGGTGATCGCCCTGCTCACCATCCCCCCCTACCTGGCCGAGAGGCGCTGCCGCTCCCTGGGCGCCATGATGATCCTCTCCGCCCTCTACTGCGCCTTCTTCTGCCTGGCCGGGCTGGCCCTCTCCTACTGGCTGGACCTCTCCAGCGGGGCCTCCATCATCGCGGCGGCCTCGCTGTGGTTCTTCGCAGACCTCCTCCTCTCCCGGAGCAGGACCTGA
- a CDS encoding metal ABC transporter ATP-binding protein, translating into MNGYALELDAVSYAYGETLALRDATLRVPRGEYLAVLGPNGGGKTTLLRLLLGLARPRSGTVRVLGLPPSEAARRVGYMPQTTASGRAFPVSVLETALMGRLGPRSLWPFWSREDRAAAMACLERTGVAHLAKRPLADLSGGQRQRVFIARALACDPEMLLLDEPTASVDPSGRSALQELLGELAKSLTVVLVSHDISVISRHVTCVACVDGSVHFHPRPELTRSMFEAVYRCGPHGCPVELLAHAHPHDHCPSCAAGIAPSPSSPSDAPEGGRP; encoded by the coding sequence ATGAACGGCTACGCCCTGGAACTCGACGCCGTAAGCTACGCCTACGGCGAGACTCTCGCCCTGAGGGACGCCACCCTGCGCGTCCCCCGGGGCGAATACCTCGCCGTGCTGGGCCCCAACGGCGGCGGCAAGACCACCCTCCTGCGCCTGCTCCTGGGCCTGGCCCGGCCCCGCTCGGGGACCGTGCGCGTGCTGGGCCTGCCTCCCTCGGAGGCCGCCCGGCGCGTGGGCTACATGCCCCAGACCACGGCCAGCGGCCGCGCCTTCCCCGTGAGCGTCCTGGAGACGGCCCTCATGGGCCGCCTGGGCCCCCGAAGCCTCTGGCCCTTCTGGAGCCGCGAGGACCGCGCCGCCGCCATGGCCTGCCTGGAGCGCACCGGCGTGGCCCACCTGGCAAAGCGCCCCCTCGCCGACCTTTCCGGCGGGCAGCGCCAGCGCGTGTTCATCGCCCGCGCCCTGGCCTGCGACCCGGAGATGCTGCTGCTCGACGAGCCCACGGCCAGCGTGGACCCCTCCGGTCGCTCCGCGCTCCAGGAGCTCCTGGGCGAGCTGGCCAAGAGCCTCACCGTGGTGCTGGTCAGCCACGACATTTCGGTGATCTCGCGCCACGTCACCTGCGTGGCCTGCGTGGACGGCTCCGTGCACTTCCACCCCCGCCCGGAGCTGACCCGCAGCATGTTCGAGGCCGTCTACCGCTGCGGCCCCCACGGCTGCCCCGTGGAGCTGCTGGCCCACGCCCACCCCCACGACCACTGCCCCTCCTGCGCGGCCGGCATCGCCCCTTCGCCCTCCTCGCCCTCCGACGCCCCGGAAGGAGGTCGTCCGTGA
- a CDS encoding metal ABC transporter solute-binding protein, Zn/Mn family: MRILIRPAVLALALALCAVPALAAPLSVGVSVAPQKFIVEKIAGPLAEVFVMVGSGADAHTFEPKPGQMAQVAKARLYVAQGVDFEEVWLPKLTQSNPSLQVVQANQGVDLLPLEEHEHGHGKKGHGKQDEKQHHLETDPHTWTSPALAQVQAANVALALERLDPANAQTYRANLEAFRAFCRDLDAKLRAELGQVPPGSEFLVFHPAWAYFAKDHGLREVAIESGGKEPSARKLKELIEHAREHKARAVFVQPQFSARTAQTIADALGAKLVTADDLAPDWDQNLLRVAKALREALQ; encoded by the coding sequence ATGCGTATCCTGATCCGTCCAGCCGTGCTGGCTCTCGCCCTCGCGCTCTGCGCCGTCCCCGCCCTGGCCGCCCCGCTTTCCGTGGGGGTGAGCGTGGCGCCCCAGAAGTTCATCGTGGAGAAGATCGCCGGGCCTCTGGCCGAAGTTTTCGTGATGGTCGGCTCCGGGGCCGACGCCCACACCTTCGAGCCCAAGCCCGGCCAGATGGCCCAGGTGGCCAAGGCCCGACTCTACGTGGCCCAGGGCGTGGATTTCGAGGAGGTCTGGCTGCCCAAGCTCACGCAGTCCAACCCCTCGCTCCAGGTGGTGCAGGCCAACCAGGGCGTGGACCTGCTCCCCCTGGAAGAGCACGAGCACGGGCACGGCAAGAAGGGGCACGGCAAACAGGACGAAAAACAACATCATCTGGAAACCGACCCGCACACCTGGACCTCCCCCGCCCTGGCCCAGGTGCAGGCCGCCAACGTGGCCCTGGCCTTGGAACGCCTGGACCCCGCCAACGCCCAGACTTATCGCGCAAACCTGGAGGCCTTCCGCGCCTTCTGCCGCGACCTGGACGCCAAGCTCCGCGCCGAACTGGGCCAGGTTCCCCCTGGTTCGGAATTCCTTGTTTTCCACCCCGCCTGGGCGTATTTCGCCAAGGACCACGGCCTGCGCGAGGTGGCCATCGAGTCCGGCGGCAAGGAGCCCTCGGCGCGCAAGCTCAAGGAACTCATCGAGCACGCCCGCGAGCACAAGGCCCGCGCCGTGTTCGTGCAGCCCCAGTTCTCGGCCAGGACCGCCCAGACCATCGCCGACGCCCTCGGCGCGAAGCTGGTCACCGCCGACGACCTGGCCCCCGACTGGGACCAGAACCTCCTGCGCGTGGCCAAGGCCCTGCGCGAAGCCCTGCAATGA
- the cbiM gene encoding cobalt transporter CbiM, which yields MHISEGVLSAPVLAGGAVLAVAATAVGLRKLDGEDAVRAGVLAAAFFAASLVHLPIGPASIHLVLSGLMGALLGWAAFPAILVGLALQALMFQYGGVTVLGVNAVVMGLPAVAAGLAARPLLRRSGPAFALAAFGCGALAILGSLALLYLALVLSGDALSVFAGIFFWSHLALMGVEGAITLFILGFLKRMRPELLA from the coding sequence ATGCACATTTCCGAGGGGGTGCTCTCCGCGCCGGTGCTGGCGGGCGGGGCCGTGCTGGCCGTGGCGGCCACGGCCGTCGGCCTTCGCAAGCTCGACGGCGAGGACGCCGTGCGCGCGGGCGTGCTCGCGGCGGCCTTCTTCGCGGCGAGCCTGGTGCACCTGCCCATAGGGCCCGCGAGCATCCATCTGGTGCTCTCGGGGCTCATGGGGGCGCTCCTTGGCTGGGCGGCCTTCCCGGCCATCCTGGTGGGCCTGGCGCTCCAGGCGCTCATGTTCCAGTACGGGGGCGTCACGGTGCTGGGGGTGAACGCCGTGGTCATGGGCTTGCCCGCCGTGGCGGCGGGCCTGGCCGCGCGTCCGCTGCTCAGGCGCTCGGGGCCTGCGTTCGCCCTGGCGGCCTTCGGGTGCGGGGCGCTCGCCATCCTGGGCAGCCTCGCGCTGCTCTACCTGGCCCTGGTGCTCTCGGGCGACGCCCTGAGCGTCTTCGCGGGGATCTTCTTCTGGTCGCACCTGGCGCTCATGGGCGTGGAGGGAGCCATCACCCTGTTCATTCTCGGATTCCTGAAGCGCATGCGCCCGGAACTGCTCGCATGA
- a CDS encoding energy-coupling factor transporter transmembrane component T family protein: MTGLDARVRLAGCLALSVAVAVCRGWPAAWLGLALGAASLSLGPRGFAPFVRRLCFVNVFFLGVAATAPLSVPGEALFHVGPLAFSREGLMAGLHMALKGNAVFLIFRGLAAPVPPERLGQALSGLGVPDRLCLVLALCTRYLGLMRLEWERLFTAARLRGFDPSATLRAWKIYALMLALLLMRALDRARCVHQAMLCRGFDGRFRGLDPKPLGAADLALCLACLAGTAGVAFLEYA, encoded by the coding sequence ATGACCGGTCTGGACGCCCGCGTCCGGCTGGCCGGATGCCTGGCGCTCTCGGTGGCCGTGGCCGTGTGCCGGGGCTGGCCCGCCGCGTGGCTGGGACTGGCCCTGGGCGCGGCCTCCCTGTCTTTGGGGCCGCGCGGGTTCGCCCCGTTCGTCCGCCGCCTGTGCTTCGTGAACGTCTTCTTCCTGGGCGTCGCGGCCACCGCGCCGCTCTCCGTGCCGGGCGAGGCCCTGTTCCATGTGGGGCCGCTGGCCTTCTCGCGCGAGGGGCTCATGGCCGGGCTGCACATGGCCCTCAAGGGCAACGCGGTGTTCCTCATTTTCCGGGGGCTGGCCGCGCCCGTGCCCCCCGAGCGCCTGGGCCAGGCCCTCTCGGGCCTGGGCGTGCCGGACAGGCTCTGCCTGGTGCTGGCGCTGTGCACCCGCTACCTGGGGCTCATGCGCCTGGAGTGGGAGCGACTCTTCACCGCCGCCAGGCTGCGCGGGTTCGACCCCTCGGCCACGCTGCGCGCCTGGAAGATCTACGCCCTCATGCTGGCCCTGCTGCTCATGCGCGCCCTGGACCGCGCCCGTTGCGTGCATCAGGCCATGCTCTGCAGGGGCTTCGACGGCCGTTTCCGGGGCCTGGACCCCAAACCCCTCGGGGCCGCCGACCTGGCCCTGTGCCTGGCCTGCCTGGCTGGAACCGCCGGGGTGGCCTTCCTGGAGTACGCATGA
- a CDS encoding energy-coupling factor ABC transporter ATP-binding protein: MNLLELRGVHCGYQGRPVLSGLDLSLAPGERLGLAGHTGSGKTTLLKVIMGLVRPEQGDVLVEGAPLHAAGGLLQARRSLGYLFQNPDDQLFCPTVLEDVAFGPLNLGVKPAEARDLAVACLELVGLAGFEERLTHCLSGGEKRLVSLAGVLAMRPKALLLDEPTTGLDPASKDRVAGVLEGLDLALLVVSHEWDFLAQVARRHVLLDHGHLHPAHEAPHFHRHVHPLGSIPHEHA; encoded by the coding sequence ATGAACCTTCTGGAACTGCGCGGCGTGCACTGCGGCTATCAGGGCCGCCCGGTGCTTTCGGGGCTGGACCTCTCCCTGGCCCCGGGCGAGCGCCTGGGCCTTGCGGGCCACACCGGCAGCGGCAAGACCACGCTGCTCAAGGTGATCATGGGCCTCGTGCGCCCGGAGCAGGGGGACGTGCTCGTGGAGGGCGCGCCCCTGCATGCGGCCGGGGGGCTGCTCCAGGCCCGGCGCAGCCTGGGCTACCTCTTCCAGAACCCCGACGACCAGCTCTTCTGCCCCACGGTGCTTGAGGACGTGGCCTTCGGGCCGCTCAACCTGGGCGTGAAGCCCGCCGAGGCCCGGGACCTGGCCGTCGCCTGCCTGGAGCTGGTGGGTCTGGCAGGTTTCGAGGAGCGCCTGACCCACTGCCTCTCGGGCGGCGAGAAGCGCCTGGTCTCCCTGGCCGGGGTGCTGGCCATGCGTCCCAAGGCCCTGCTCCTGGACGAGCCGACCACCGGGCTCGACCCCGCAAGCAAGGACCGCGTGGCCGGGGTGCTCGAAGGGCTGGACCTGGCCCTGCTGGTGGTCTCCCACGAGTGGGACTTCCTGGCCCAGGTGGCCCGCCGCCACGTCCTTCTGGACCACGGCCACCTCCACCCGGCCCATGAGGCCCCCCACTTCCACCGCCACGTGCACCCCCTGGGCTCCATACCCCACGAGCACGCCTGA
- a CDS encoding glycosyltransferase family 4 protein, with translation MEPRYRVLHVANSLGLGGTEKAMQLMASHLDRERFEPYVHSPLDGPRRALLRAAGVPVFAGGDLLAVLERLKPHVVHLHRAGWPEPGPLSAVKRFGPRAVVETNVFGRFDPTPLARTIHLHLHISRFCLERVLAHHPGQADPARLRVLHYPVDTDRLGELAPERDFSLPTAARLARPDPGKWSALICPALTALKSLVPDFRFLVVGAVPGFEDFVRDQGLADNVELCPPVLDDAEIAAFLGRATQLAHANDTGESFGLAIAEAMASGLPVVTHPAEGQRDNAQLELVDHGVTGLVAATAEDYAQAQAWLWRNPERARAMGLAGREKARRFFRAQEIGRQLGAIYLELLEGA, from the coding sequence ATGGAACCGCGCTATCGCGTGCTGCACGTGGCCAACTCCCTGGGCCTGGGGGGCACCGAGAAGGCCATGCAGCTCATGGCCTCCCACCTGGACCGGGAGCGTTTCGAGCCCTATGTCCACAGCCCCCTGGACGGGCCGCGCCGGGCGCTGCTCAGGGCTGCCGGGGTCCCCGTTTTCGCGGGGGGCGACCTGCTGGCCGTGCTGGAGCGCCTGAAGCCCCACGTGGTGCACCTGCACCGCGCGGGCTGGCCCGAGCCCGGCCCTCTCTCCGCCGTGAAGCGCTTCGGTCCCCGCGCTGTGGTGGAGACCAACGTCTTCGGCCGCTTCGATCCCACGCCGCTGGCCCGCACCATCCACCTGCACCTGCACATCTCCCGCTTCTGTCTGGAACGCGTGCTGGCCCATCACCCGGGGCAGGCCGATCCGGCGCGCCTGCGCGTGCTGCACTACCCCGTGGACACCGACCGCCTGGGCGAACTGGCCCCGGAGCGCGACTTCTCGCTGCCGACGGCGGCACGGCTCGCCCGGCCCGATCCCGGCAAGTGGTCGGCCCTGATCTGCCCGGCGCTCACGGCGCTCAAGAGCCTCGTGCCGGACTTCCGCTTCCTGGTGGTGGGGGCCGTGCCCGGCTTCGAGGACTTCGTGCGCGACCAGGGCCTCGCGGACAACGTGGAGCTCTGCCCGCCCGTGCTGGACGACGCCGAGATCGCCGCCTTCCTGGGCCGGGCCACCCAGCTGGCCCACGCCAACGACACGGGAGAGTCCTTCGGGCTGGCCATCGCCGAGGCCATGGCCTCGGGCCTGCCCGTGGTGACGCACCCCGCCGAGGGCCAGCGCGACAACGCCCAACTGGAGCTGGTGGACCACGGCGTCACCGGGCTGGTGGCCGCCACCGCCGAGGACTACGCCCAGGCCCAGGCCTGGCTCTGGCGCAACCCGGAGCGGGCGCGCGCCATGGGCCTGGCCGGGCGCGAGAAGGCCCGCCGGTTCTTCCGCGCCCAGGAGATCGGCCGCCAGCTGGGGGCGATCTACCTTGAACTCCTGGAGGGGGCGTGA